The genomic interval CGAGGGGTGAGAACCGCGTCCCGGCCGTCGAGACGGACGTACCCCATGCGCGCGAGCGTCGCGGTGATCCGGTCGACCGTGGAACGGGCCAGCCCGGTGGCCCGTTCGAGCCCGCTGAGGCTCAACATCCCGCCCGCGTCGGTCAGTTGACGTACCACGGCGACCCCGCGGATCAACGGCGCGACCGCCTCCGCGGGCACGACGGCGGCAGGATCGACCAGCGTGAGGTCAGCGGCGTCAGTGGGCATCGACTCTCCGGTACGGCAATCTCGGCAGCCCTACGGTAAGCCCGAGGCCGGGACCCTCGTCGCCGACGGCGCTGCGGTGGCCGGGGGCCGGACCTTCGCCGCCGCGACAGTTCTACGGCGGGCCACCACCCGGCGCCCGCGCCGCGGGAGGCCCGGCGCCGCCTCGCGCCCGGCACACTTCATCTCCGGCGAACCTGCGACACCGGCTTCAGGAGAGCCGTGCTCCGTCCACCGAGCCGCACCCCCGCCTGCCACGCCCGCCTACCTCTACGCTCGCCCCCTCCCCCTCACCCCCCGTTCCCTACCGCGTCCGCGTAACCGTCACCCGATAGTCCCCCGCCGCATCCGCCCCCGTCACCGTCACCCGGATCCCCCTCCCCGGATCGTTGAAGCTCTCGCCCGCAGTGAACGGCGCGTCCGACAACTCGGCGTGGACGTTGGGGCTTCGGGTGCAGCCGCCGCTGTTCCGGTGGGCGTCGTACACCTTCACCGGGCCCATGCCCGTGTCCACGTCCGCTTCGACCTTGTAGATGAGGACGCCGGGGCGGCACACCGCCTCGTCGTTGCCCGCGCGGGTGCGCAGTTCCAGGGCGTAGCCGGTGCGTCGGGTGAGGGGGACGAAGACCAGGCGCGTGCCGTCGGTGCCGGGGCGCTCCAGGGGGGTCAGGGTGTACTCCGAAGTGCCCCTGGTCATCGCGCAGTTGACCTGGGACGGGTCCAGCCAGCCGAGTTTCCACTTGTGCCAGCCGAGGAGGTCGTTGTCGGCGCCCCAGTCCTCGCTCATGATGTCCCAGTGGCCGACCGCGCCCCCGCCCTCCTGGGTGTAGAGGTCGGGCAGGCCGAAGACGTGGCCGTTCTCGTGGGGGAGGACGCGGTATCCGGTCTGGGAGTACGAGCCGGAGCCGTCGTCCTGGCGGGAGTAGACGAAGGACGCGTTGGAGACGGGGACGCCGTCCGCGACCGGGGCCTCCGTGTTGCCGGCGAACGTCACCGACAGGACCGTGTCCAGGGCGGAGGGGCCCGCGTTCGGGGTGACCAGGACGTTCAGGAGGTCGTACTGGCGGAAGTCCACCGTCGGGTCGGCCGCGGCCACGATGTCCTGGACGAGCTGCCGGTACCCGGGGTCGAAGGGCGCGCCGCGCTCTATGCCGTAGGACCTGAAGGGCTTGGGCATGCGGAGCCAGTGGGTGACCGGGGTCTCGGGGCGGTAGTCGAGGCGGCCGTAGGAGCTGGTGGCGAACCACTCCTGGGTCTTGGGGAAGAACTCGCGGTACCGGTCCATGGCCGTGCCCTCGCCGGGGGCGTCGGAGAAGTCGACCATCAGGGTCAGGGCGTGGACGGTGCCGGTGGAGCGGGAGTAGCCGCCGGGGGTGGGGATGCCCTCGGACATCTGGACGTCCAGAGGGCCGTTGATCATGCAGGGGCCGAGTGCGGAGGTGCGGGCGAGCGCGACCGGGCCCGCCGCCGTCATGGTGCCCGGGGTGAGGTGTCCGGTACCGGCCGAGGTGCTGACCGCGAGGGTCAGGACGGTCACGGACGCGAGGGCGGCCACGCGGCGCGGGCGTATCCGACGGCTGGGCTGCATGCAGGGACCCTTCGCGCCAACGGCAGCCGCCGGTCTCCGGCTGCACCCTTTCGATCACCCTGTGTCGTGTGCCGCGAGGGCGCGCGCTGGAGGAGACCGACCGTGTGTTTCTCGCTGGTAGGGGGCCGAACGGGGAGCCCCGCGGGAGCGCCGGGCGAAGATCCAAACCGGAATTCGGGCGAATGTGACTCAGGTCACATCAGAACAATCGCGGAGGTGGAAATAACCGGGGAGCGTCTCCCCGTTTAGCCATGTGTCCGAACGAAACGGGGACTGCCTCCCCGGATCGCCTCAGCAGTCCAAGACCTTCAGGAGCACGCCGTGACGACCGCGACCCCCGTACAGCGAAAGGTGACCCGGCCGCGCGCCGACGCTTTGCGCAACAGGGAGCGGATCGTGACCGCCGCCCGCGAGATGTTCGTCGAGTTCGGCCCCGATGTGCCGCTCGACGAGATCGCCCGCCGGGCCGGCGTCGGCAACGCCACGCTCTACCGGAACTTCCCGGACCGTGACGCCCTCGTCCGCGAGGTCGTCTGCTCGGTCATGGACCGCGTCGCGGAGGGCGCGGAGCTGGCGCTCGCCGAGACCGGCGACGCCTTCACCGCGCTGGAGCGTTTCGTGCACGACTCCGCGGACGAACGGGTCGGCGCGCTGTGCCCGATGATGGCCAGCACGTTCGACCACTTCCACCCGGACCTGGAAGCGGCCCGCGAGCGGGTCGAGGAGCTCATCGGCGAGGTCATGGAACGGGCCAGGAAGGCCGGGCAGCTCCGGTCCGACGTGGGTGTCGGCGATGTGATGGTCGCCGTGGCCCAGCTCAGCCGGCCCCCGGCCGGCACCGGCTGCCTCAGCGCCGACCGCTTCGTACACCGACACTTGCAGCTGTTCCTGGACGGACTGCGGGCTCCGGCCCGCTCGGTCCTGCCCGGCACCGCCGCGACCATGGAGGATCTCCGGCAGCCCTGACCGATTAGTTCAGCGCTTCACCTCAGTCCCAACTCCGACACCAAGTTCCCGGCAGGCGCCGACGAAGGCGACAGGCCGTCCCCGAAGACACCCTTTTTCACACCCTTTTCCGTCACGAAGTCCCGAAGTGGGTACCACCATGTCTGAAACGGCTCGAAGCGCCCCAGGCGCTCTCGACAAGGCCTCCGAGGCCGAGCACGAAGCCCATTCCAACCGCTGGAAGGCGCTCGCGTTCATCGCGCTCGCCCAGCTGATGGTCGTGCTCGACGCGACCATCGTGAACATCGCTCTCCCGTCCGCCCAGACCGACCTGGGCATCTCCGACGGCAACCGGCAGTGGGTCGTCACGGCCTACGCCCTCGCCTTCGGTGGTCTGCTGCTCTTCGGCGGTCGTATAGCCGACCTGTGGGGGCGCAAGCGCGCCTTCGTCGTCGGCCTGACCGGTTTCGCCGCCGCGTCCGCGCTCGGCGGTGTCGCCACCACCGGCGCGATGATGTTCGGCGCCCGTGCCCTCCAGGGCGCCTTCGGTGCCCTGCTCGCGCCCGCCGCGCTCTCCCTGCTCGCCGTGATGTTCACGGACGCCAAGGAACGCGCCAAGGCGTTCGGCATCTACGGCGCGATCGCCGGTGGCGGCGGCGCCGTCGGCTTCATCCTCGGCGGTGTGCTGACCGAGTACCTCGACTGGCGCTGGACGTTCTTCGTGAACATCCCGTTCGCGATCGTCGCCGCGCTCGGCGCGTACTTCGTCATCCGCGAGCCGGAGGGCGGCCGCAACCGCAACCCGCTCGACATCCCGGGCGTGCTCCTGTCGACCCTCGGTCTGGTCTCGCTCGTCTACGGCTTCACCCGCGCCGAGACCGACGGCTGGGGCGACTCCTCCACCATCGCGCTCTTCATCGCGTCGGCGGTCCTGCTGGTCTCGTTCGTGATCGTCGAGTCCAGGGTCAAGGCCCCGCTGCTGCCGCTGCGCGTGATCACCGACCGCAACCGTGGCGGGATCTACCTCTCGCTCGGCATCGCCATCATCGCGATGTTCGGCACGTTCCTCTTCCTCACCTACTACCTCCAGGTCGTGAAGGGCTTCACGCCCATCAAGACCGGCTTCGCCTTCATGCCGATGATCGTCGGCATGATGGTCGGCTCGACCCAGATCGGCACCCGGCTGATGACCCGCCTGCCGGCCCGTCTGCTGATGGGCCCCGGCTTCCTGGTCGCCGCGGTCGGCATGCTCCTGATGACCCAGCTGGAGATCGGCTCGTCGTACGCCTCGATCATCCTGCCCGCGATGCTGCTGCTCGGTCTCGGCATGGGTACGGCGTTCATGCCGGCCATGTCCCTGGCCACCCTGGGCGTCGAGCCCCGGGACGCGGGTGTCGCCTCCGCGATGGTCAACACCTCGCAGCAGGTGGGCGGCGCGATCGGTACGGCCCTGCTGAACACGATCGCCGCGTCCGCGACGACCGCGTACGTCAAGGACCACATCGCCGGCGCGGGCACCTCCAAGACCCAGCAGCAGCTCGTCGCGCTACAGGGCCAGGTGCACGGCTACACCAACGCCATCTGGTTCGCCGTCGGCATGCTGGTGGCGGCCGCGGTCATCGTCTCGGTCCTCGTCAACGCGGGCAAGCAGGGTTCCGACCCGGTCGCCTCCGGTGACGGTGTCGAGGACGAGTTCAAGATCCCGGTCGTCGCCCACTGACGGCGCCCGGCCGGTCGTACCCCCTTCGCACCATCCGTGCCTACGGGGAAGGGGACGCCTCGTAGGCACGACTCCCAGGAACTGCCCTGGTTCTCCGTTGAGTTGAGCGGCTCAGCGGAGCCAGGGCAGATCCGCACCCGCTTCGTTCGGCTGAAGTCCCTCGGCGACGATCTCCATGATCTCGCCGAGGGACTTCTGCTGTTCCGGGGACAGCCGCGCGAACAACGCCTGCCGTACGGCGGCCACATGACCCGGCGCGGTCCGGCGGAGCACGCCGTAGCCCTCGTCGGTCAGCACCGCGAACTGGCCGCGCTTGTCGGAGGGGCAGTCCTCGCGGCGCACCCAGCCGTTCTTCTCCAGGCGCGCGATCGCGTGCGAGAGCCGGGAGCGGGTGATCTTCGCGTTCATGGCCAGCTCGGTCATCCGCAGCCGGCGGCGCGGGGCCTCGGCGAGCTGCACGAGAAGGCCGTAGTAGATGTGCGGCATGCCCGCGTCGCGCTGGAGCTGGCGGTCCAGATGGTCCTCCAGGAGGGTGCTGGCGTGCATGTAGAAACGCCAGACGCGCTGCTCCTCGGCGGTGAGCCAGCGGGGTTCGTCGGAGGGTGCCGCTGCGTCAGCGGGTGCGGATGCCGTGTTCATGCGTCCACTGTACGAGAGCCCTCCTTGAACGTTAAACAAACGGGGCGTAAGCTGCGCTTCAGGGAATTTGAGAGTTCAAGCATGGGGAGTGACCGTCATGTCCACCGCCGCACCGGAGCGCATGCCCGCCCTCTATCTCAGCCACGGCGCCCCGCCCCTCGCGGACGACCCGATCTGGCCCGGCGAACTCGCCGCCTGGTCTGCCGACCTCCCCCGCCCCAAGGCGATCCTCATGGTCTCCGCCCACTGGGAGGAGGCCCCCCTCGCCCTCGGCGCGGTCGACCCCGTCCCGCTGGTCTACGACTTCTGGGGCTTCCCCGAGCACTACTACCAGGTCCGCTACGACGCCCCGGGCGCCCCCGAACTCGCCGAGTCCGTGCGGAAGTTGCTGCGCGCCCCGGGCATCCCGGTGCAGGACGTCCCGGACCGCGGCCTCGACCACGGGGCGTACGTCCCGCTCGTCGAGATGTTCCCGGCCGCCGACATCCCGGTCCTCCAGGTGTCCATGCCGACCCTCGACCCGGCGAAGCTCATGGACATCGGTCGCAAGCTCGCCCCGCTGCGCGACGAGGGCGTCCTGATCGTCGGCTCCGGCTTCTTCACCCACAACCTCGCCGCGCTGCGCCACACCGGCGGGGGAGTGCCCACCTGGTCCTCCGAGTTCGACGACTGGGGCAGGCGCGCGCTGGAGTCCCGGGACTGGGACGGCCTGCTGGACTTCCTCCACAAGGCACCGGCCGGGCGCTACGCCCATCCGCGTACCGAGCACTTCGCCCCGCTGTTCGTCACCCTGGGCGCGGCGGAGGCGGCCGGCGAGCTGGATGCGCCGGAGGCCCTGAACCCGTCCGTGATCGACGGGTTCTGGATGGGGATGGCGAAGCGGTCGGTGCAGTTCGGCTGAGGCTTTTACAGGTCCTTCTCGTGCCAGGCGACATCCCAGTAGCGGCCGAACTTGCGGCCCACCTCCCGGTGGACGCCGATGTACCGGAACCCGAAGCGTTCATGCAGCCGCGTGGACGCTTCGTTGGGCTGTGCGATGCCCGCGTACGCCCGGTGCACGTCCTCGTCCGCCAGGGCCTCGAACAGGGCCTTGTAGAGCAGCGTGCCGATACCCCGGCCGGCCGCGTCCGGGGCGAGGTAGACCGTCACCTCGACCGAGGTCGAGTAGGCGGGCTTCGTCCGGTAAGGGCTGGATGTGGCGTAGCCGAGGATTCGCTGTGAGTTTCCTTGGAAGGTCCCGTCCACGGCAACCTTCAGCCGGTATGGCCCGTCTTCAGGGTGGGAGAGCAGCCAAGGGCGACGCTCCTCCGGCGTGAAGGGGACGGTGTCGAAGGTGATCGGGGTCTCGCCTACGTAGTGGTTGTAGATGTCCGTGAGGGCGTCGAGGTCACTCTCGACTCCCGGCCTGACCTGCACCTCTGTACGTTCCGACGACATCGTTACCCCCTTGTGGCCGGACAGGGTACTGCAAGATCAGAAAAATAGGGGAGCGGGTTGGGAATTCTGTCCGGATTCCAGTCGTTGTTTCCATCAGATGCAGGGCACACGAGAAGAGTCACCAGACAAGTGCCACAGCATCGGACGAACACCTGCTGACCCCACCATCGCAAGGGAGCACGCATGGCAACCCGTGCCGTCGCCCGTCGTAAGTCCGCCTCCGGCGAGACCTCCGGCGTGGCGCGCAGTGTTCGCGCCCATGGCGGCGAGATCGCCGACCGCGACCTGGTCGGCATGTATCTCGACGAAATCGCGCGCACACCGCTGCTCGACGCCGCCAAGGAAGTCGAGCTTTCGCAGACCATCGAAGCGGGCGTGTTCGCGCGCCAGGTCCTTGAGGGCGAGGAGAAGTCCCAGGCGGACGCCTCCCGAGCCGAACTCGAGGCCCTGGTCGCCGAAGGGGAGCGTGCCAAGGACGTCTTCATCCGTTCCAACCTCCGCCTGGTCGTGGCCGTGGCCCGCCGTTACCCCCGTAGCGGCCTGCCCCTCCTCGATCTGATCCAGGAGGGCAACGCGGGCCTGGTGCGCGCGGTCGAGAAGTTCGACTACCGCAAGGGCTTCAAGTTCTCGACGTACGCGACCTGGTGGATCCGCCAGGCCATCACCCGCTCCATCGCCGACCAGTCCCGGACCATCCGCCTGCCCGTCCACCTCGTGGAGGAGCTGGGCCGGATCCGCCGGGTGCAGCGCGAGTTCAACCGCAAGAACGGGCGGGAGCCCGAACACGCGGAGATCGCCGCCGAGTTGGAGTCGACCCCGGAGCGCGTGACGAACGTCCTGGACTGGGCCCGAGACCCGGTCTCGCTGAACATGTCGGTGGACGACGACGGCGACACGCAGTTCGGTGACCTCCTGGAGGACACCTCCGCGGTCTCGCCCGAGCAGTCCGTCATGACCCTGTTGCGCAGCGAGGAACTGGACGACCTGATCGGCCGCCTCGACCAGCGCACGGCCTCCATCATCAAGATGCGGTACGGCATGGAGGACGGCCGGGAGCGCACGCTCACCGAGGTCGGCAAGGAGCACGGCCTGACGCGCGAGCGCATCCGCCAGATCGAGAAGCACGCACTGCTGGAACTGAAGAAGCTGGCCAGCCAGACCGGCTTCGACGCGGCGGCCTGAGCCTCTGGACTCCGGCCCGGTGGACGCGGGGCGCGTACGAACGAGGTACGCGCCGCACCGCGTACGCCCGGTGGCGGGAGGCCGCGCGAACATGGCTGTGTAATGCCGCTTCAAGCTGCTTGGCCCTGGGAACAAGACTCCAGAGCCCAGGAGTTCGGGTCCGGGGCCACGCCCCGAGATCCCCTGAACCAAGTCCCGACGCAACACCCCCCCGGCGCCGGGACTCTCCCGAACCGGGCTTCGGCGCCTACCCCCCAGGCGTCGGGGCCCGGTTCTTTTATGGGCTCTTCTGCGGGCCTGGTGTCTTCGGGAGGGGGGGAAGAGGTGCGGGCATGCGGGGTCGGCGGGGCGGCGGCATGCTGGGACGGCGGGGCACCCCGTACCTGAACCCCGGGGTGGCCCGCCGAATGGCAGATTGTGCCACAGCGGCATAGCCTGCCGGTGTGAGCAGCCCCACCCCGGCACCGGATTCCAGCCCCGCCTCCCCCTCGGCCCCCTCCGCACCGCTCTCGCTGACCGAGCGGCGCAAGGCCGAGACCCGGATGGAGATCGCCCGGGCCGCCGCCGGACTCTTCGTGCGGCACGGGCTGCGGGCCACCCGCGCCGAGGACATCGCCCAGAGCGCCGGCATCGCCCCCCGCACCTTCTACCGCTACTTCGCCACCAAGGAAGAGGCCGTCGCCCCGCTCTACGCGGCCGGCGCCCAGCGCTGGGTGGAGGCGGTCCGCGCGGCCCCGGCCGCACTGTCGGTACCGGAGGCCCTGGAACACGGGGTCCGCTACACGCTGACCCCCGGGGTGGGCGTCTCCGTCAACTCCTGGACCTGGGTCCGCACGCTGATCGGCATGGCCGAATCCAGCCCCGCCCTGCGCCGGGTGTGGGCGGAGGTCTACCAGGCCTCGGAACGCACCCTGGGCGAGATCTTCGCGGAACGCCTCACCGTGGAACGCCTTCCCCAGGGCGACGACACCGACAATGACATCGCCGCCGACCCGGCTCCGCCCGTGCTGTCCCCCGAGTTGCGCTTCGCCGCCGCCGTGGCAAGTGCCGCCGTACGGACGGCTGTTGAGGGGTGGGCGTCCGGGGAGGGCCGGGGGAGTCCGGTGGAACCGGCACTGCGCAACCTGCGGGCGTTGCGGGACTTTCCCTGGGGTGAGCTGGAGACGGGACCGGGCACGACAGGACGGGGCACGGTGTGAACTCCGTTCACGTGCCCCCCGAGGCTCACGCCTGCGGCTCGCCCCTACTGCCCGCCCGACTCAGCCGTTCCCCCAACTCCCTTACGTACGTCACCAGTTCCTCCGGCTCGTGCACCGTGAACTCGCACCCCAGCATGGCCAGCCGTACGGCCAGCCAGTCCACCGCGTCGCCGGTCGTGGCGCGCAGGCGGCAGCTGTGCTCGTCGAGCGGCTCCGGGGCGCCGAGCCAGGCGGGGATGCGGGCCGCGACGACGTCGGCGGGGGCGGCGAAGGTGACGGCGTACTCGTACGTCTCCTGACGCCGGTGCATCGACTGCCGTAGGTACTCCGCCGCGCTTCCGGTCGGCAGCTCGCGCGGGGTGAACCGGGCCCCGGTGGCGAAGGGCTGGCTCACCCGGTCCACCCGGAAGGTCCGCCAGTCCTCGCGGTCGAGGTCGTAGGCGACGAGGTACCAGCGCTGCCCGGTCGAGACGAGCCGGTACGGCTCCGTCACGCGGCGGGACTCGGTGCCGTCCTTGGCGCGGTAGGCGAAGCGCAGCCGCTCCCGGCCGGCCACCGTCGAGGCCATGACGGTCAGTGTCTCGGGGGCGATGCTCGCGCCGTCGCCACTGGTCAGCGGGGTCGTGGCGGCCTGGAGGGTGGCGACCCGGTGCCGCAGCCGCGAGGGCAGTACCTGTTCCAGCTTCGCCAGGGCCCGTACGGAGGCCTCGTCCACGCCCTCGACCGCGTGCCCGGCGCCCGCGCGCAGGCCGACCGCGATCGCCACCGCCTCCTCGTCGTCCAGCACCAGCGGGGGCATCGCCTTGCCCGCGACGAGCCGGTAGCCGCCGTCGGAGCCGAGCGTCGCCTGCACGGGGTAGCCGAGTTCGCGGAGCCGGTCGATGTCCCGGCGGACCGTGCGCCGGGACACCCCGAGCCGGTCGGCCAGCTCGCCGCCGGGCCACTCGCGGGGCGTCTGGAGGAGCGAGAGGAGCTGGAGGAGCCGGGCCGGGGTGTCCGTCGTCATGAGTTCGAGGATGCCGTAGAACTAGGACACGATCTGACCTAATGAGGTCATAGCTTCAAGCCATGACCTCCACCGAAACCCTTGTCGACAGCCCGACAGACGTGGCGGACCCGGTACGCACCGGTGACCGGCGTCGCTGGTTCGCCCTCGCGATCGTGATGACCGCGGCCTTCATGGACCTCGTCGACGTCACGATCGTCAATGTCGCGATCCCGTCGATCCAGCGGGACGCGGGCGCGTCCTTCAGCCAGATCCAGTGGATAACGGCCGGTTACGCGCTCGCCTTCGCCGCCGGGCTGATCACCGGCGGGCGGCTCG from Streptomyces sp. NBC_01288 carries:
- a CDS encoding MFS transporter, with product MSETARSAPGALDKASEAEHEAHSNRWKALAFIALAQLMVVLDATIVNIALPSAQTDLGISDGNRQWVVTAYALAFGGLLLFGGRIADLWGRKRAFVVGLTGFAAASALGGVATTGAMMFGARALQGAFGALLAPAALSLLAVMFTDAKERAKAFGIYGAIAGGGGAVGFILGGVLTEYLDWRWTFFVNIPFAIVAALGAYFVIREPEGGRNRNPLDIPGVLLSTLGLVSLVYGFTRAETDGWGDSSTIALFIASAVLLVSFVIVESRVKAPLLPLRVITDRNRGGIYLSLGIAIIAMFGTFLFLTYYLQVVKGFTPIKTGFAFMPMIVGMMVGSTQIGTRLMTRLPARLLMGPGFLVAAVGMLLMTQLEIGSSYASIILPAMLLLGLGMGTAFMPAMSLATLGVEPRDAGVASAMVNTSQQVGGAIGTALLNTIAASATTAYVKDHIAGAGTSKTQQQLVALQGQVHGYTNAIWFAVGMLVAAAVIVSVLVNAGKQGSDPVASGDGVEDEFKIPVVAH
- a CDS encoding TetR/AcrR family transcriptional regulator, translating into MTTATPVQRKVTRPRADALRNRERIVTAAREMFVEFGPDVPLDEIARRAGVGNATLYRNFPDRDALVREVVCSVMDRVAEGAELALAETGDAFTALERFVHDSADERVGALCPMMASTFDHFHPDLEAARERVEELIGEVMERARKAGQLRSDVGVGDVMVAVAQLSRPPAGTGCLSADRFVHRHLQLFLDGLRAPARSVLPGTAATMEDLRQP
- a CDS encoding MarR family winged helix-turn-helix transcriptional regulator; this translates as MNTASAPADAAAPSDEPRWLTAEEQRVWRFYMHASTLLEDHLDRQLQRDAGMPHIYYGLLVQLAEAPRRRLRMTELAMNAKITRSRLSHAIARLEKNGWVRREDCPSDKRGQFAVLTDEGYGVLRRTAPGHVAAVRQALFARLSPEQQKSLGEIMEIVAEGLQPNEAGADLPWLR
- a CDS encoding TetR/AcrR family transcriptional regulator, coding for MSSPTPAPDSSPASPSAPSAPLSLTERRKAETRMEIARAAAGLFVRHGLRATRAEDIAQSAGIAPRTFYRYFATKEEAVAPLYAAGAQRWVEAVRAAPAALSVPEALEHGVRYTLTPGVGVSVNSWTWVRTLIGMAESSPALRRVWAEVYQASERTLGEIFAERLTVERLPQGDDTDNDIAADPAPPVLSPELRFAAAVASAAVRTAVEGWASGEGRGSPVEPALRNLRALRDFPWGELETGPGTTGRGTV
- a CDS encoding sigma-70 family RNA polymerase sigma factor gives rise to the protein MATRAVARRKSASGETSGVARSVRAHGGEIADRDLVGMYLDEIARTPLLDAAKEVELSQTIEAGVFARQVLEGEEKSQADASRAELEALVAEGERAKDVFIRSNLRLVVAVARRYPRSGLPLLDLIQEGNAGLVRAVEKFDYRKGFKFSTYATWWIRQAITRSIADQSRTIRLPVHLVEELGRIRRVQREFNRKNGREPEHAEIAAELESTPERVTNVLDWARDPVSLNMSVDDDGDTQFGDLLEDTSAVSPEQSVMTLLRSEELDDLIGRLDQRTASIIKMRYGMEDGRERTLTEVGKEHGLTRERIRQIEKHALLELKKLASQTGFDAAA
- a CDS encoding GNAT family N-acetyltransferase; translation: MSSERTEVQVRPGVESDLDALTDIYNHYVGETPITFDTVPFTPEERRPWLLSHPEDGPYRLKVAVDGTFQGNSQRILGYATSSPYRTKPAYSTSVEVTVYLAPDAAGRGIGTLLYKALFEALADEDVHRAYAGIAQPNEASTRLHERFGFRYIGVHREVGRKFGRYWDVAWHEKDL
- a CDS encoding M6 family metalloprotease domain-containing protein codes for the protein MQPSRRIRPRRVAALASVTVLTLAVSTSAGTGHLTPGTMTAAGPVALARTSALGPCMINGPLDVQMSEGIPTPGGYSRSTGTVHALTLMVDFSDAPGEGTAMDRYREFFPKTQEWFATSSYGRLDYRPETPVTHWLRMPKPFRSYGIERGAPFDPGYRQLVQDIVAAADPTVDFRQYDLLNVLVTPNAGPSALDTVLSVTFAGNTEAPVADGVPVSNASFVYSRQDDGSGSYSQTGYRVLPHENGHVFGLPDLYTQEGGGAVGHWDIMSEDWGADNDLLGWHKWKLGWLDPSQVNCAMTRGTSEYTLTPLERPGTDGTRLVFVPLTRRTGYALELRTRAGNDEAVCRPGVLIYKVEADVDTGMGPVKVYDAHRNSGGCTRSPNVHAELSDAPFTAGESFNDPGRGIRVTVTGADAAGDYRVTVTRTR
- a CDS encoding dioxygenase family protein — its product is MSTAAPERMPALYLSHGAPPLADDPIWPGELAAWSADLPRPKAILMVSAHWEEAPLALGAVDPVPLVYDFWGFPEHYYQVRYDAPGAPELAESVRKLLRAPGIPVQDVPDRGLDHGAYVPLVEMFPAADIPVLQVSMPTLDPAKLMDIGRKLAPLRDEGVLIVGSGFFTHNLAALRHTGGGVPTWSSEFDDWGRRALESRDWDGLLDFLHKAPAGRYAHPRTEHFAPLFVTLGAAEAAGELDAPEALNPSVIDGFWMGMAKRSVQFG
- a CDS encoding helix-turn-helix transcriptional regulator, with the translated sequence MTTDTPARLLQLLSLLQTPREWPGGELADRLGVSRRTVRRDIDRLRELGYPVQATLGSDGGYRLVAGKAMPPLVLDDEEAVAIAVGLRAGAGHAVEGVDEASVRALAKLEQVLPSRLRHRVATLQAATTPLTSGDGASIAPETLTVMASTVAGRERLRFAYRAKDGTESRRVTEPYRLVSTGQRWYLVAYDLDREDWRTFRVDRVSQPFATGARFTPRELPTGSAAEYLRQSMHRRQETYEYAVTFAAPADVVAARIPAWLGAPEPLDEHSCRLRATTGDAVDWLAVRLAMLGCEFTVHEPEELVTYVRELGERLSRAGSRGEPQA